In the Deltaproteobacteria bacterium genome, one interval contains:
- a CDS encoding cytochrome P450 — protein MEAAYRGYKFKRPFLPPGPQGLPFAGSLVSYFRDPLGFLTRIAAEYGDIVYYKTGSRKVYLLSNPEHIKDVLVTNNRNFTKSRALERAKVVLGEGLLTNEGESHLRQRRIIQPIFHHRRIKNYGDVMAEYASLTGENWRTGEALDIHREMTRLTLAIVSKTLFDAEVESESDEIVKSLTDIVTLFPRFVFPFSEILDSLPLPGNNRCREAIERLDSIIFGLIEERRKNPGEKEDLLTMLLEAQDEEGDGEGMSDRQVRDEAITLFLAGQETMANSLTWTFYLISQHPEVERKLHGETGAVLGDRLASVEDLGKLSYTHKVFKEAMRLYPPAWAVARRAINDYEVDGYVIPAGADIFMSQFVVHRDPRLYTNPLNYDPDRWNSGFESGLPKFAYFPFGGGPRRCIGEPFAWMEGAILLATIASGWRMRLVPNQRIEPDPLITIRPKYGIKMIMERR, from the coding sequence ATGGAAGCGGCATACAGGGGTTACAAATTTAAAAGGCCGTTCCTGCCTCCCGGTCCCCAGGGGCTGCCGTTTGCGGGTTCCCTTGTGAGTTATTTCAGAGACCCTCTCGGTTTTCTTACAAGAATCGCGGCAGAGTACGGCGATATAGTTTACTACAAGACGGGCTCACGCAAGGTGTACCTGCTCAGCAATCCCGAGCATATAAAAGACGTACTCGTGACTAATAACCGTAACTTTACCAAGAGCAGGGCCCTTGAAAGGGCCAAGGTGGTTCTGGGCGAAGGGCTCCTGACAAACGAAGGCGAGTCTCATTTGAGGCAAAGAAGGATTATTCAGCCCATATTCCATCACAGGAGAATAAAGAACTACGGCGACGTAATGGCAGAGTACGCCAGTCTGACAGGCGAAAACTGGCGGACGGGTGAGGCTCTCGATATTCACCGGGAAATGACCCGCCTCACGCTCGCAATCGTGAGCAAAACACTGTTTGACGCCGAAGTCGAATCCGAATCCGATGAGATTGTAAAATCACTGACCGATATCGTAACCCTGTTTCCGAGGTTCGTTTTTCCTTTCTCCGAAATTCTGGACAGCCTGCCCCTGCCCGGCAACAACAGGTGCCGCGAGGCTATTGAGCGTCTGGACAGTATCATATTCGGGCTGATTGAAGAGCGGCGCAAAAACCCGGGAGAGAAAGAAGACCTCCTGACCATGCTTCTCGAAGCTCAGGACGAGGAAGGGGACGGGGAAGGAATGAGCGACCGTCAGGTGAGGGACGAAGCGATAACGCTCTTCCTGGCAGGCCAGGAGACAATGGCCAACTCCCTTACCTGGACTTTCTACCTTATCTCCCAGCACCCCGAAGTCGAGCGAAAACTGCACGGGGAGACAGGCGCTGTTTTGGGAGACCGTTTAGCTTCCGTGGAGGACCTGGGGAAACTTTCATACACTCACAAGGTTTTTAAGGAAGCGATGAGGCTGTATCCCCCGGCATGGGCCGTCGCAAGGCGCGCCATTAATGATTATGAGGTTGACGGATACGTAATCCCGGCGGGCGCGGATATTTTCATGAGCCAGTTCGTCGTGCACCGCGACCCCCGCTTGTATACCAACCCGCTGAATTACGATCCCGACAGGTGGAATTCCGGGTTCGAGTCCGGTCTCCCGAAGTTCGCCTACTTTCCCTTCGGCGGAGGGCCGAGGCGCTGTATCGGAGAGCCATTCGCATGGATGGAGGGCGCGATACTGCTCGCCACTATAGCGTCCGGATGGAGAATGCGCCTCGTCCCCAACCAGCGTATCGAACCCGACCCCCTTATCACGATACGTCCCAAATACGGTATAAAGATGATTATGGAAAGAAGATAA
- a CDS encoding patatin-like phospholipase family protein, with amino-acid sequence MKKKIGIALGGGGAKGFAHIGVLSALTSAGINFDLVAGTSIGALVGAAYASGSLDSLEKISKKLGVTDIPFLLGPTWPSKGLFSGNYIERLLNEVIRVENIEELGKPFAAVCVDLNRAEIVTFTEGSLVRAVRASMSIPGLFTPVILGDKLLVDGGVLEPVPVKALHELGAELVVAVDLLSNLSSSGVPGGKAGASFADYIRSVAEKFYMEDMFSAHGGESKTGLSLIEIVQKSSVAAQRRLTEYNFRENPPDLIIDPPLSHVKVFDFHRGESIMKTGRETAEKAVPALLELIGDG; translated from the coding sequence ATGAAAAAGAAGATCGGGATTGCGCTTGGAGGGGGAGGGGCAAAGGGGTTCGCGCACATAGGCGTGCTGAGTGCGTTGACCTCAGCCGGTATCAATTTTGATCTGGTGGCGGGGACCAGCATAGGAGCGCTCGTAGGTGCTGCCTACGCGTCCGGCAGCCTCGATAGTCTTGAGAAGATTTCAAAGAAATTGGGCGTAACCGATATCCCCTTCCTTCTCGGTCCCACGTGGCCGTCGAAGGGTCTATTCAGCGGGAATTATATAGAGCGGCTTCTGAATGAGGTCATCCGCGTCGAGAATATAGAAGAGCTGGGAAAGCCTTTCGCCGCCGTCTGTGTGGATTTAAACAGGGCCGAAATCGTTACGTTTACAGAGGGCAGCCTCGTGAGAGCTGTTCGCGCTAGTATGTCGATACCGGGGCTGTTTACCCCTGTTATCCTGGGAGACAAGCTTCTCGTGGACGGCGGAGTGCTCGAGCCCGTGCCCGTAAAGGCGTTGCATGAGCTGGGCGCGGAGCTCGTAGTAGCGGTCGATCTGTTAAGCAACCTGTCTTCATCGGGCGTCCCCGGCGGGAAAGCAGGAGCTTCATTCGCGGATTATATCCGCTCTGTCGCGGAGAAGTTTTATATGGAGGATATGTTTTCCGCGCACGGCGGCGAAAGCAAAACCGGACTGTCGCTCATTGAGATTGTGCAGAAGAGCTCTGTTGCCGCTCAAAGGCGCCTGACCGAATATAACTTCAGGGAAAACCCTCCCGACCTGATAATCGACCCCCCGCTTTCGCACGTAAAGGTATTCGATTTTCATCGTGGCGAGTCTATTATGAAAACCGGCCGGGAGACTGCCGAAAAAGCCGTACCCGCCTTATTGGAGTTAATTGGCGATGGTTAA
- a CDS encoding CoA-binding protein, whose amino-acid sequence MEDINTLRRILRENDTIAVVGLSNNWHRPSYFAAKYLQEHGYRIIPVNPGQKEILGEKCYPSLLEIPEPVDVVDIFRRPRDVPPIVEQAIEIGAKVVWMQLGVINGEAAGKAREAGLEVVMNRCMKIEHGRLFGGIHFIGVNRGFVSSRRPK is encoded by the coding sequence ATGGAAGACATAAACACTCTAAGAAGAATATTGAGAGAAAACGATACTATCGCAGTAGTAGGCCTTTCCAATAATTGGCACAGACCCAGTTACTTCGCCGCTAAATATCTCCAGGAGCACGGCTACAGAATCATTCCTGTCAATCCGGGGCAGAAGGAAATACTGGGGGAAAAATGCTACCCGAGTCTCCTCGAAATACCGGAGCCCGTGGATGTGGTGGATATATTCAGGCGTCCTCGGGATGTCCCGCCTATCGTGGAGCAGGCGATCGAGATAGGGGCAAAGGTCGTCTGGATGCAGCTCGGCGTGATTAACGGGGAGGCCGCCGGGAAAGCGAGGGAAGCGGGGCTCGAGGTCGTTATGAACAGGTGCATGAAGATAGAGCACGGGCGTCTTTTCGGCGGGATACATTTTATAGGTGTGAACAGGGGGTTCGTGTCTTCCAGAAGACCGAAGTAG
- the trxB gene encoding thioredoxin-disulfide reductase: MTDISELKGRQSVVIMGSGPAGLTAALYTARANLEPVVFEGMEAGGQLTLTTDVENFPGFPDGVLGPELIDAMRKQAQRFGAKFVMRTITSVDFSERPFKVVVGDTTIEADSFIIASGASAKMLGLESEKYLLGHGVSTCATCDGFFFKDKELIVVGGGDSAAEEAIFLTKFASKVNIVHRRDELRASKILQERAFKNSKIDFIWDTEVLEILGDTEKGVSGVALKNNKTGETSEREAQGVFIAIGHNPNTEIFKGTLEMDELGYLITKNGSTETSIPGVFAAGDVQDNKYRQAITAAGSGCMAAIDAERFLEEQHG, translated from the coding sequence ATGACGGATATTTCCGAATTAAAAGGAAGGCAGAGTGTAGTAATTATGGGATCGGGCCCTGCGGGGCTGACCGCCGCTCTGTATACGGCCAGGGCTAACCTCGAGCCTGTTGTATTCGAGGGCATGGAAGCCGGAGGACAGCTTACCCTGACAACGGACGTGGAAAACTTTCCGGGGTTCCCCGACGGAGTCCTCGGTCCCGAACTGATTGACGCGATGAGAAAACAGGCGCAGAGGTTCGGCGCGAAATTCGTGATGAGAACCATAACCTCGGTCGACTTTTCAGAAAGGCCTTTCAAAGTCGTTGTAGGCGATACGACTATCGAAGCCGACAGCTTTATTATAGCGTCCGGAGCTTCGGCTAAAATGCTGGGTCTGGAATCGGAGAAGTATCTCCTCGGACACGGAGTTTCAACCTGCGCCACATGCGACGGATTCTTTTTTAAGGATAAAGAGCTTATCGTCGTCGGAGGCGGGGACAGCGCCGCCGAGGAAGCAATATTTCTCACAAAGTTTGCGTCAAAGGTGAATATAGTCCACCGGAGAGACGAGTTGAGAGCCTCAAAAATACTACAGGAAAGGGCATTCAAGAATTCCAAAATTGATTTTATATGGGATACCGAGGTTCTGGAGATACTCGGCGATACGGAAAAAGGGGTAAGCGGGGTCGCTCTAAAAAACAATAAAACGGGTGAGACATCAGAAAGAGAAGCTCAGGGCGTCTTCATCGCGATCGGACACAATCCTAACACCGAAATCTTTAAAGGAACGCTTGAAATGGATGAGCTCGGCTATTTGATCACCAAAAACGGCTCGACGGAAACGAGCATACCGGGCGTGTTTGCCGCGGGGGACGTCCAGGACAATAAATACCGTCAGGCTATCACGGCCGCGGGCTCAGGCTGTATGGCGGCGATCGACGCGGAGAGGTTTCTCGAAGAGCAACACGGGTAA
- a CDS encoding glycosyltransferase 87 family protein, which yields MKKFSTAGETAPTSTHSSNTNTVKTIGLPGILLILLFALLAYISKEFKYDIPAPEKPVLALVSVLILSGLLYLITVYIVPRTELTGKQLIWIVLVGLALRFLMLVSTPMLEDDFYRYLWDGSVASHGLNPYQYSPEQVIENPRIPSELTGLKSESGEIINRVNHPYLRSIYPPVAQGFFAASSLIKPWSLTAWRLILLISDLATLGLLFYSLRIIGLPSAMLIIYWWNPLLVKEIFNSGHLDVLVFPFVLGAIMLAGRNRYLSSAVSIALGIGVKLWPAFLLPVIFKPLIFNPRKLIPAALLFITLIIFLLIPVYISGLDESSGFIAYGRRWQNNDSAFRALVFISEHALGILGYAAFHKYALARAIMAFLIILWVSVVTLKKSLGRDLFEKSLFIVAFVFLVSPAQFPWYYTWLVPFLTLRPRLSLLLPTLLLPLYYLRYYLEPRGYTGIFDNVVVWFEFVPVWILIFIEWKYGEKYIERA from the coding sequence ATGAAGAAATTCTCTACAGCCGGGGAGACAGCTCCAACCTCCACCCATTCTTCTAATACAAATACCGTAAAGACAATCGGACTCCCGGGGATTCTCCTCATACTACTTTTCGCACTACTGGCCTATATATCAAAGGAGTTTAAGTACGATATTCCCGCTCCGGAAAAGCCCGTACTCGCTCTCGTCTCAGTTCTCATTCTCTCGGGCCTTTTGTATCTGATTACAGTTTACATCGTGCCCAGAACAGAGCTCACGGGGAAACAGTTAATCTGGATCGTGCTGGTCGGACTGGCGCTGAGGTTTTTGATGCTCGTCTCGACCCCGATGCTGGAAGATGATTTCTACAGATACCTGTGGGACGGCTCGGTGGCCTCGCACGGGCTCAACCCTTATCAATATTCCCCGGAGCAGGTGATAGAAAACCCCCGGATTCCTTCCGAACTCACCGGTCTAAAGAGCGAATCGGGTGAAATAATCAACCGAGTCAATCATCCCTACTTACGCTCCATATACCCGCCTGTCGCACAAGGGTTCTTCGCGGCCTCATCCCTGATAAAACCATGGAGCCTTACGGCGTGGAGACTGATTTTATTGATATCCGATCTGGCTACTCTGGGCCTGCTCTTCTATTCACTGCGGATTATCGGACTTCCGTCCGCCATGCTGATAATCTATTGGTGGAACCCGCTTCTCGTAAAGGAGATATTCAACTCGGGTCATCTGGATGTCCTCGTCTTTCCATTTGTGCTGGGCGCGATAATGCTGGCCGGGAGAAACAGATACTTAAGCTCTGCCGTGAGCATTGCGTTAGGGATAGGAGTAAAGCTGTGGCCCGCGTTCCTTCTGCCGGTTATTTTCAAGCCCCTCATTTTTAATCCGCGGAAATTAATACCGGCGGCTCTCTTATTTATCACCCTGATAATTTTTTTGCTGATTCCGGTTTATATTTCCGGCCTTGATGAAAGCTCGGGCTTTATCGCGTACGGCCGGAGGTGGCAGAATAACGATTCCGCATTCAGGGCTCTCGTATTCATATCGGAGCATGCTCTGGGAATCCTCGGCTACGCCGCGTTTCACAAATACGCACTGGCAAGGGCGATTATGGCCTTTCTCATAATACTGTGGGTAAGCGTTGTAACGCTTAAGAAATCCCTCGGCAGAGACCTCTTTGAGAAGAGCCTGTTTATAGTAGCATTCGTATTCTTGGTAAGCCCCGCTCAATTTCCCTGGTACTACACGTGGCTAGTTCCTTTTTTGACTCTGAGACCGAGGCTGTCACTGCTGCTCCCGACGCTTCTGCTCCCCCTCTACTATCTAAGATACTATCTGGAGCCGAGGGGTTACACCGGCATATTCGACAATGTCGTGGTCTGGTTCGAGTTTGTTCCCGTCTGGATTTTGATATTTATAGAATGGAAATACGGGGAAAAATACATCGAGCGAGCTTAA
- a CDS encoding homoserine O-acetyltransferase encodes MSQKEFGESPVVIIEEGSVGLVETEYFTFAYPPNKFVMDNGTKLGPITVAFETYGELNESRDNVIIIEHALTASAHAAGKHKPDDKYPGWWDVMIGPGRAFDTDKYFVLCSNILGSCYGTTGPSSINPESGKPYGMSFPVVTVRDMVNVQKALVDRLEIKGITSVVGGSMGGMQAVEWALQYPDIVDSIILVASGAVSNPQSIAIHKVGIRAILDDPQWRGGDYYGAGPPAKGLAIARMIGHITYLSHGWLWEKFGRNHPDPGSMKQKLGSKFDIENYLEYQGKKFVERFDANSYIYIMRAIDIYDAAEGCGSLEESFERIRCDKVLVTSFTSDWLFPSYQSIEIVDALKANDIEVEYHEIESPYGHDSFLLEHKMLTRYIKEFLRAL; translated from the coding sequence ATGAGCCAGAAGGAATTCGGGGAATCCCCGGTCGTCATAATTGAGGAGGGTTCCGTAGGGCTTGTAGAGACCGAATATTTCACATTCGCGTACCCTCCGAACAAATTCGTTATGGACAACGGTACGAAGCTCGGCCCTATTACGGTCGCTTTTGAGACCTACGGAGAGCTGAATGAATCACGGGACAATGTAATTATCATCGAGCACGCCCTCACCGCGAGCGCCCATGCCGCCGGAAAACACAAGCCGGACGATAAATATCCGGGCTGGTGGGACGTGATGATCGGCCCCGGGAGGGCATTTGATACGGATAAATACTTCGTCTTATGCTCTAATATACTGGGGAGCTGTTACGGGACGACAGGCCCCTCGTCGATAAATCCCGAGTCCGGCAAGCCTTACGGAATGTCGTTTCCCGTCGTGACCGTAAGAGACATGGTCAATGTTCAGAAGGCGCTTGTGGACCGGCTGGAAATAAAAGGCATTACATCCGTCGTCGGCGGCTCCATGGGCGGGATGCAGGCGGTCGAATGGGCTCTTCAATATCCTGATATCGTGGACTCGATTATTCTCGTGGCGTCAGGGGCCGTTTCCAACCCCCAGTCTATCGCAATTCACAAGGTCGGTATCCGCGCCATTCTGGACGATCCCCAGTGGAGGGGCGGTGATTATTACGGCGCCGGGCCTCCCGCCAAGGGACTCGCGATTGCCAGGATGATAGGTCATATAACCTATCTCAGCCACGGGTGGCTGTGGGAGAAGTTCGGAAGGAATCACCCTGACCCCGGCTCGATGAAGCAAAAGCTCGGCAGCAAATTCGATATAGAGAACTATCTGGAGTATCAGGGCAAGAAGTTCGTCGAGCGGTTTGACGCGAACAGCTATATATACATCATGAGGGCCATCGATATTTACGACGCCGCGGAGGGCTGCGGCAGCCTTGAGGAATCGTTCGAGAGAATTAGGTGCGATAAGGTTCTGGTAACTTCATTCACATCGGACTGGCTCTTTCCGTCATATCAGTCTATAGAAATAGTGGATGCCTTGAAGGCGAACGACATAGAGGTCGAGTACCACGAAATAGAGTCCCCCTACGGTCACGATTCTTTTCTCCTGGAGCATAAAATGCTGACCCGATACATAAAAGAATTCCTGCGCGCTTTATAG
- a CDS encoding O-acetylhomoserine aminocarboxypropyltransferase/cysteine synthase gives MPDRKFGFETLCIHAGQLPDSATGSRAAPIYQTSAYVFDSADHAASLFNLQTFGNIYTRIMNPTNAAFEERMAALEGGRAAVAVSSGMAAQMVAILNILKSGDELVSSSTLYGGTYSQFDVNFRDLGINVTFVNPDQPENFKNAITDRTKALFAETISNPLGNVLDIEAVSKIAREAGIPLIVDNTFATPYLCRPFEFGADIIVHSATKFICGHGTSIGGVLIESGKFPWDNGKFPGMTEPSKGYHGVRFYETFGDFGYTMKARCEILRTFGPALSPFNSFLFLQGLETLNLRMERHCSNALSVAEFLKDHPAVNWVNYPGLPDSPYYELSKKYLPGGAGSIFTFGIKGGKEAGIRFIESLDLLSHLANVGDAKTLIIHPASTTHRQLNEEEQELAGVNPEMIRISVGIETLEDILWDIENALEESQKVKA, from the coding sequence ATGCCTGACAGAAAATTTGGTTTTGAAACATTATGCATTCACGCCGGGCAGCTGCCCGACTCGGCTACAGGCTCCCGTGCGGCGCCGATTTACCAGACCAGCGCCTATGTATTCGACAGCGCGGATCACGCGGCGAGCCTCTTTAATCTCCAGACCTTCGGCAATATCTATACGCGTATAATGAACCCCACGAACGCCGCATTCGAAGAGAGGATGGCCGCGCTCGAGGGCGGAAGGGCTGCGGTGGCGGTCTCGTCCGGAATGGCCGCCCAGATGGTGGCGATACTGAATATTCTTAAATCCGGGGACGAGCTCGTGTCTTCGAGCACGCTTTACGGCGGCACATACTCGCAGTTCGACGTTAATTTCAGGGACCTCGGCATCAACGTCACGTTCGTCAATCCCGATCAGCCCGAGAATTTTAAAAACGCGATCACTGACAGGACAAAGGCGCTCTTCGCCGAGACTATCAGCAACCCGCTCGGTAACGTGCTCGACATCGAGGCGGTATCTAAAATAGCCCGCGAAGCGGGAATACCCCTTATCGTCGACAATACCTTCGCCACGCCGTACCTGTGCAGGCCGTTTGAGTTCGGGGCCGATATTATCGTGCACTCTGCCACGAAGTTCATATGCGGTCACGGCACGTCGATCGGCGGAGTGTTGATAGAATCGGGCAAGTTCCCGTGGGATAACGGCAAGTTCCCCGGAATGACGGAGCCGTCCAAGGGTTACCACGGCGTGAGGTTCTACGAAACGTTCGGGGATTTCGGCTATACGATGAAGGCCCGATGCGAGATTTTAAGAACGTTCGGCCCTGCCCTGAGCCCTTTTAACTCGTTTTTATTCCTGCAGGGCCTCGAGACACTGAACCTCAGAATGGAAAGGCACTGCTCGAATGCGCTTTCTGTAGCCGAGTTCCTGAAAGACCATCCCGCAGTCAACTGGGTCAATTATCCGGGCCTTCCTGACAGCCCGTATTACGAACTGTCGAAGAAGTATCTTCCCGGGGGTGCGGGCTCTATCTTCACCTTCGGGATAAAAGGCGGCAAGGAGGCGGGCATCAGGTTCATTGAAAGCCTCGATCTGCTGAGCCACCTTGCCAACGTAGGCGACGCGAAAACCCTTATCATACACCCGGCCTCGACCACTCACCGGCAGTTAAACGAAGAGGAGCAGGAGCTTGCAGGGGTAAACCCGGAGATGATACGCATTTCGGTGGGCATCGAAACGCTTGAAGACATTCTCTGGGATATAGAAAACGCTTTAGAGGAGTCACAGAAGGTAAAGGCATGA
- the mreC gene encoding rod shape-determining protein MreC: MFFFKRRTFIIILILFFIAIQLFSLDLRERESNNPVSRFVLTLTYYPQKFISGLTNKTVGVWKNYIGLIKIREENMRLREELNRIRREKFELAEAEVQNTRLKKLLEFKEDISYPVVSANVIGASPSILRSQVVIVGKGTMDGVYEGMPVASSDGIVGRILLAGDKSSEVLLITDPVSAVDAYIHRTRARGIVKGAGNGCQMEYIEKKSDVSTGDKVISSGKDGFFPKGVIIGTVTAVDTKGSFITASVSPHVDLNSLEEVVIILKSVNNVVLNE; this comes from the coding sequence ATGTTCTTCTTCAAGCGTCGCACATTTATAATAATTCTTATTCTCTTTTTTATTGCCATTCAGCTTTTCTCTCTCGATTTGAGAGAAAGAGAAAGTAATAATCCCGTATCCAGATTCGTTCTTACTTTAACCTACTACCCCCAGAAATTTATTTCCGGTCTGACGAATAAGACAGTCGGCGTCTGGAAAAATTATATCGGTCTGATAAAAATCAGAGAAGAAAACATGAGGCTCAGGGAAGAGCTAAACAGGATTCGCCGTGAGAAATTCGAGCTCGCCGAAGCAGAGGTTCAGAACACGAGGTTGAAAAAACTTCTGGAGTTTAAAGAGGACATATCCTATCCCGTTGTCTCTGCCAACGTCATAGGCGCGAGTCCCTCGATACTGCGTTCTCAGGTTGTCATTGTGGGCAAGGGAACAATGGACGGTGTGTACGAAGGGATGCCCGTGGCGTCTTCTGACGGTATAGTCGGAAGGATACTGCTCGCAGGCGATAAAAGCTCCGAGGTGCTTCTGATTACGGACCCGGTAAGCGCGGTTGACGCCTACATTCACCGGACGCGCGCGAGGGGAATAGTAAAAGGGGCCGGGAACGGATGTCAGATGGAATATATAGAGAAAAAATCCGATGTGAGCACGGGGGACAAGGTTATATCTTCCGGTAAAGACGGATTCTTCCCGAAGGGAGTTATAATCGGCACCGTTACCGCGGTCGATACTAAAGGCAGCTTTATCACTGCCTCGGTTTCTCCCCATGTCGATTTAAACTCACTGGAGGAGGTTGTTATCATCCTCAAATCGGTAAACAATGTGGTACTGAATGAATAG
- a CDS encoding aminomethyltransferase family protein, translating to MNKLHLHQLHESLGASFTEQGGWLIPGSYANKLGEYEAVRKNAGITDLSHRGKLRLSGKEHLKFLQGMLTNDVVKLPVGSGMYATILTVKGRVLSDMNVYRGEDYVFLDMEPGLNEKVGDLLKKFRLSYKADIEDMTKSLGLLSVHGPRARGLVQELLGGGVAEMSERSHFKADVEGMEVTAVRINRTGEEGYDLYAGSESLGNLWELLSGRGADSGLEPVGSDALEILRIEAGIPVYDRDMDESTIPIEAGLWHALDFEKGCYVGQEVVARIKWRGHVNRHLTGFIIDGDELPLRDDEIYNGDKKVGRVTSSVFSPVLGRPVALGYIRREFREPGTRVSIHSAGAQTLNAGVSELPFYKGSSGEKKL from the coding sequence ATGAATAAACTGCACCTCCATCAGTTGCACGAGTCCCTCGGCGCAAGCTTCACCGAACAGGGTGGATGGCTTATACCGGGGAGCTACGCCAACAAATTAGGCGAGTACGAAGCCGTTAGAAAAAATGCGGGGATTACGGATCTCTCGCACAGGGGTAAATTGCGGCTTAGCGGGAAAGAGCATTTGAAGTTCCTTCAGGGCATGCTCACCAATGACGTGGTCAAGCTGCCTGTGGGAAGCGGCATGTACGCTACAATACTCACTGTGAAGGGAAGGGTGCTCTCCGATATGAATGTTTACCGCGGTGAGGATTATGTTTTTCTCGATATGGAGCCGGGACTTAATGAAAAGGTAGGGGATCTGTTGAAAAAATTCAGGTTGTCATATAAGGCCGACATAGAGGATATGACAAAGAGTCTCGGCCTGCTTTCCGTTCACGGGCCCAGAGCGCGGGGCTTGGTTCAGGAGCTTCTCGGAGGCGGAGTAGCGGAAATGTCCGAACGCTCCCATTTCAAAGCGGACGTAGAGGGGATGGAGGTTACGGCGGTAAGGATTAACAGAACCGGGGAAGAAGGCTATGATCTCTACGCCGGCAGTGAGAGCCTGGGCAATCTGTGGGAGCTGCTCTCGGGCAGGGGGGCGGACTCGGGACTCGAGCCCGTCGGCTCCGATGCTCTTGAAATACTCAGGATAGAAGCCGGGATTCCGGTTTACGACAGGGATATGGACGAAAGCACCATTCCTATAGAGGCCGGGCTCTGGCATGCGCTCGACTTCGAGAAGGGCTGTTACGTAGGGCAGGAGGTCGTGGCTCGTATTAAATGGAGAGGCCATGTTAACCGTCATCTTACGGGATTTATTATAGACGGGGACGAATTGCCTCTGAGGGATGACGAAATTTATAACGGCGATAAAAAGGTCGGGCGTGTGACGAGCAGCGTGTTTTCCCCCGTCTTGGGCCGTCCGGTAGCCCTCGGATACATAAGAAGGGAATTCAGGGAGCCGGGCACCAGGGTCTCGATTCATTCTGCCGGAGCGCAAACTCTCAATGCCGGGGTATCGGAGCTCCCCTTTTACAAGGGATCGTCCGGAGAGAAAAAACTTTAA
- a CDS encoding rod shape-determining protein — MEMIFDTILGWFSNDLAVDLGTANTLVYVRGKGIVANEPSVVAVQEDMRATKKILAVGKEAKDMVGRTPGSIKAIRPLKDGVIADFDVAQKMLEYFIRKTHNNRKSFVRPRIIVSVPIGITEVEKRAVRESAEAAGAREVYLIEETMSAAIGAGMPVTEPTGNMVVDIGGGTTSVAVISLAGIVVSKSIKIGGDKLDEAILQYVKRSYNMLIGERTAEDVKKKLGKVLGNGDIGSMNVKGRDLRAGIPRTIEITSEEVREALTEPVSFIIEGIKQTLERTPPELAADIVDSGIVLTGGGALLGNLDQLIKEETGLPVSRADDPLTCVVYGSGKVLDELDLLREVSIGYS; from the coding sequence TTGGAAATGATATTCGATACGATTTTAGGATGGTTTTCAAATGATCTCGCTGTCGATCTGGGGACCGCGAACACATTGGTATATGTAAGGGGGAAGGGAATAGTGGCTAACGAGCCCTCTGTAGTCGCGGTACAGGAGGACATGAGAGCGACAAAAAAAATACTCGCTGTGGGTAAAGAAGCGAAGGATATGGTCGGAAGGACGCCCGGTTCGATTAAGGCGATAAGACCTCTCAAGGACGGCGTTATAGCCGATTTCGATGTAGCCCAGAAAATGCTTGAATACTTTATCCGCAAGACCCACAACAACAGAAAAAGTTTTGTAAGGCCGCGTATTATCGTTTCCGTGCCTATAGGTATAACGGAGGTGGAGAAGAGGGCCGTCAGAGAATCGGCCGAGGCCGCGGGGGCGAGGGAAGTCTATTTGATCGAGGAAACGATGTCCGCAGCCATAGGGGCCGGAATGCCCGTCACGGAGCCTACCGGAAACATGGTCGTCGACATAGGGGGTGGAACCACGAGTGTGGCGGTAATTTCGCTTGCCGGTATCGTCGTGAGCAAATCCATCAAAATCGGCGGGGACAAGCTCGACGAAGCTATACTTCAATACGTGAAAAGAAGTTACAACATGCTTATCGGTGAAAGAACGGCGGAAGACGTCAAGAAAAAACTCGGAAAGGTATTGGGCAACGGCGATATAGGTTCAATGAATGTAAAGGGCAGGGACCTGCGCGCCGGAATACCGCGTACTATTGAAATAACATCCGAAGAGGTAAGGGAAGCGCTTACGGAGCCCGTGAGCTTTATTATAGAGGGTATAAAACAGACCCTGGAAAGAACCCCTCCCGAGCTCGCAGCCGACATAGTCGACAGCGGTATCGTGCTTACAGGCGGGGGAGCGCTTCTGGGGAATCTGGATCAGCTGATCAAGGAAGAAACGGGGCTTCCGGTCTCGAGGGCCGATGACCCTCTGACGTGCGTAGTTTACGGTTCGGGAAAAGTGCTGGACGAGCTCGACCTCCTGAGAGAGGTGAGCATCGGATACTCGTAA